GGATGTGCGGGCGCGCATTAACGTGCTCTCGGAACTGGCGCGCGACTGGGATAGAAACATATCTCGCTGGGCGCGCATCAACCGCAGCCGCAAACATAAAGTCGATGAGCAACTCGCACCGGATCGCAACGACGAGTACCTGCTATACCAGACCTTGATCGGGAGCTGGCCGTTGCATGCGCTCGATGAGCAAGGCCACGACGAATACGTACAGCGCATCAAGGACTACATGCTCAAGGCCGCGCGCGAGGCCAAACGACGCAGTTCCTGGCTCAGCCCCAATGAGGCTTACGAGCAGACGCTGAGTCAGTTTATCGAGGCGATTCTGGATCAGCGCGGCAACAATCTGTTTCTCGATGATTTCCTGCCGTTCCAGCGACGCATTGCGCGGATTGGCATGTACAACAGCCTCGCGCAGTGCCTGCTGAAATTCACCATGCCTGGTGTGCCGGACATCTACCAGGGCAACGAGGTGTGGGACTTCAGCCTGGTGGATCCGGACAACCGGCGCCCGGTCGACTACGGCTTTCGCGCGCGGATGTTGAACGAACTCTTGCAGTTCGTGGATGCACCGGCGGGCACGCAGGCATCCCGGGTGCGCGAGTTGCTGGACACCCCGGAAGACAGTCGCATCAAACTGTATATCACGTGGAAGCTGCTGAATCTGCGGCGCGAGCATCCGGCGCTGTTCCGCAACGGTGATTATCAGGCGCTGGAAACAACCGGCCCCGCGGCCGGCCATTTGTGTGCGTACGCCCGCGCCATCGAAGCACAGGAACTGATCGTCGTCGCGCCGCGATTGCTGGCCAGAATAACGGGGGGCGGCGCGGCGCTACCGGTCGGCGAGGCGTGGGCGGACACCTGGCTGCAGGCGCCGCAAGCAAGCCTGGCGGGGGCTTACGTGAACGCGCTAACCGGCGAGCCGATAAAAGTACTGGCGCGAGACGATGCGCCCGCGTTCGCGGTCACCGAGATATTCGCGCACCTGCCGGTGGCGGTGCTCATGCGCAGTAAGTAGGCACGAAACAGTTTCAATAACACGCAACGCCTCGTTGCATCAACGTGCGCCGATGCGTTAAACGTTACCTCCAAGAATAAGTTCTTCGATCTACAAGCACATCTGCGGAATGTTAATGGCAACTTCAATCGATAAGCCCGGCCTGCTGACCGAACACGACGTCTACCTGTTCAAGGAAGGCAGTCACACGCAGCTTTACGAAAAGCTGGGCGCGCATCTGGTTACGGTCAACGGTGAGCCGGGCGTGCAATTTGCAGTGTGGGCGCCGAGCGCGAGCCGGGTGTCGGTCATCGGCGACTTCAACGGCTGGAATCCGGATGCGCATCTGCTAGATGCCCGCTGGGATGGCTCCGGCATCTGGGAAGGATTTATCGCGGGACTCGCGCACGGCGAGATCTACAAGTATCACATCGAATCTCAGTACCATGGCTATCGCGCCGACAAGGGTGATCCGTTCGCGTTCCGATGGGAAACGCCGCCCAACACCGGCTCGATGGTGTGGGATATGGCCTACGAATGGCGCGACGGGGACTGGATGCGCGAGCGGCACAAGGCCAACAGCGCGCAGTCGCCGATGTCCATCTACGAGGTGCATCTCGGTTCCTGGCGACGGGTGCCCGAAGACGACAAGCGCTCGCTGTCGTATATCGAACTCGCCCAGCAGCTGACCGACTACGTGCTGGAAATGGGATACACGCACGTCGAGTTCATGCCGGTGATGGAGCATCCGTTCTACGGCTCCTGGGGCTATCAGACCACCGGGTTTTTCGCGCCCACCGCGCGCTACGGCACGCCGCAGGATTTAATGTATCTGATCGAAACTCTGCACCAGCAAGGCATCGGGGTGATTCTGGACTGGGTGCCGTCGCATTTCCCCGGCGACCTGCACGGGCTGGCCTATTTCGACGGCACGCATCTGTTCGAGCACACCGACCCCAGGCAGGGCTTCCATCCGGAATGGAAGAGCTACATCTTCAACTATGGGCGCCACGAAGTTCGCTCGTTCCTGTTATCGAGTGCGCTGTTCTGGCTGGACAAGTATCACGTCGACGGACTGCGCGTGGACGCGGTGGCGTCCATGCTTTACCTGGACTACGCGCGTCAGGACGGCGAATGGATCCCGAACCCGCACGGCGGGCGCGAGAACCTGGAGGCGATCACCTTCTTGCGCAAGCTCAACGAGGCTGCCTACGGCGAACACCCGGATACGCAAACCATCGCGGAAGAATCCACGTCGTGGCCCATGGTGTCGCGGCCCACGTACGCCGGCGGCTTAGGCTTTGGCTGCAAGTGGAACATGGGCTGGATGCACGACACCCTGGATTATTTTAGTCTCGAACCCATTCATCGCCGTCATCATCAGGATCAACTCGCCTTCAGCATCTGGTATGCGTTTACCGAAAATTTCGTACTGCCGCTGTCGCACGACGAGGTCGTGTACGGCAAGGGTTCGCTACTGCGCAAAATGCCTGGCGACGACTGGCAGCGCTTCGCCAATCTACGCCTGCTGCTGGGATATATGTATGCGCACCCCGGCAAGAAACTGCTGTTTATGGGTATCGATTTCGGCCAGTGGAACGAATGGGCGCACGATTACAGCCTGGACTGGCATCTGCTGGCTGACGGTCGTCATCATGGCCTGCAGCAATGGGTAAAAGACCTGAATCGCGCGTACCGCGAACAGCCGGCCCTGTTTGAAAATGATTTTTCGCAGGATGGGTTTGAGTGGGTAGACTTCAGTGATCGCGAACAGAGCGTCGTGAGTTTTCTGCGCAAAGGCGCCGATGCCGATGACGTGCTGCTGGCGGTGTGCAATATGACGCCGGTGCCGCGTGACAATTACGGCCTGGGCGTACCGCAGGGTGGCTTCTGGCAGGTGCTGCTGGACAGCGACGCCAGCCGTTACGGCGGCAGCGGTTACAATCGCATCGAACGAATCGAGGCCGCACCGCTGCCGGCCCACGGACGGCTGCACTCGCTGTATCTCAATCTGCCGCCGCTGGCGGTGATGTTGCTGAAACCCGTGTCGCCGTCATTCGTGACGCCGTTATGAGTGAGACCGATACCTTGCTCGCGCATGGCCGCCGCAGAGTCGTTATCGAAGGCGTCAAACCGCAGATCGACGGCGGGCGGTTCGCAGTCAAGCGCGTCATCGGCGACTCTATGGAGATCGAGGCCGACATCTTCGCCGACGGTCACGACGAAATTTCCGCCTGGCTCCTGTATCGTCACGAGAACGAACGCGGCTGGCATGAGATACCGATGCAGGCGCTGGTCAACGACCGCTGGCGCGCCAAATTTGAGCTGGATCAGCTCGGGCGCTACCGCTATACCATGCAGGCCTGGGTGGATGCGTTCGGCACCTGGCGGCGCGACCTCAAGAAAAGAGTCACGGCAAAACAGGACGTGGCGCTGCAGTTTCTGATCGGCGCCAACCTGCTGGAACACGCTTCATCGAATCTTAAGAGCTCGGATGCTCGCCGGCTTAAAGCGTCGATAAAAGCGCTACGCGGCGATGGTAACGACGAGGCCAGACTGCAGGTCGCGCTGGACGAGGACCTGGCCTTGCTGATGGCGCGCACACCGCAAAAGGAGCGCATCACGAAGTTCGATAGGGACCTGGCGGTGGTGGTCGATCGTGAACGCGCACGCTTCTCCGCCTGGTACGAGATGTTTCCGCGCTCCTGCGGATCCGGCACCTTCAGCGACGCGGCGAAATGCCTGCCTTACATTGCGGACATGGGCTTCGATATTCTTTATCTGCCGCCCGTCCATCCGATAGGCAAAACGCATTGCAAGGGCAGTAACAACCGCCCCACCGCCGCGCCGGACGAACCTGGCAGTCCGTGGGCAATCGGCGCGGAAGACGGCGGTCACAAGGCGGTAGCGCCGACGCTCGGCACCCAGGCGGATTTTCGCGCGTTCGTCGCCAAGGCGAAACAGCACAATCTGGAAATCGCGCTGGACATTGCATTTCAGTGTTCGCCGGATCACCCGTACGTGAAAGAGCACCCGCAATGGTTTCGATGGCGCCCGGATAACACGGTGCAGTACGCTGAGAATCCGCCCAAGCAATACCAGGACATCTACCCGCTGGATTTCGAAACGGCCGACTGGCAGGCACTGTGGCAGGAGCTTAAAAGCGTGTTCCTGTTCTGGATCGGACAAGGCGTGCGCGTATTCCGCGTGGATAATCCGCACACCAAGCCGTTCCGCTTCTGGGAGTGGCTGATCACTGAGGTCAAGCAGCAATACCCGGACGTGCTGTTTCTGGCCGAAGCATTCACGCGGCCGAAAATCATGTATCAGCTCGCCAAGCTGGGCTTCAGTCAGTCCTACACATATTTCACCTGGCGCAACGAACGCTGGGACCTGACCGAGTATTTCACCGAGCTCACCCAGACTGAGGCGCGCGAGTTCTTCCGTCCTAACCCGTGGCCCAACACGCCGGATATCCTCCACGAATACCTGCAAACCGGCGGCCGGCCCGCGTTTATCGTTCGCTATATTCTGGCCGCGACGCTTAGCGCCAGTTACGGTATCTACGGACCCGCCTTCGAGCTTTGCGAGCACGTGCCGCGCGAGCCAGGCAGCGAGGAATATCTGGATTCCGAGAAGTATCAGACCCGCGCATGGGCGCTGGATCGCTCTGACAGCCTCAGACCGCTGATCGCGCGGGTCAATCGCATCCGGCGCGAGAACCGGGCCCTGCAATCGAACTGGCGGCTCAAGTTTCATACCACGAGTAACGAGCAGTTGATCGCTTACAGCAAGACCGTGGAGAACCTGGACAACGTCATCGTGGTGGTGGTCAATCTGGATCCTCATCACCCGCAGGCCGGATGGCTGCACCTGACGCCGGAAGACGTCGGTCTATCGGCGCATGAACCATTTGTGGCGCACGACCTGCTGACCGGCGCGCGTTACACCTGGCACGGCGTCGATCATTATGTCGCGCTGAATCCACAAGGCCAGCCAGCGCATGTGCTCCGCATAGAGAGGCCAGTCTGAATGATGAATGATCCGCAGCAGACCCTCGCCCCGACCACCGACGAACCCGACATCGCGCCGGCCGCCGATCCCCTATGGTACAAGGACGCGATCATTTACGAACTGCACGTCAAGGCGTTTTACGACAGCAATGGCGACGGCATCGGCGATTTTTGCGGTCTGACGGAAAAGCTCGATTATCTGCAGGAGCTGGGGGTCAACACCTTGTGGCTGCTGCCGTTTTATCCGTCACCGCTACGCGATGACGGCTACGACATCTCCGATTACCGCGCGGTGCATGTGGATTACGGCACGCGCAAGGATTTTCGCACCTTCGTGCGCGAGGCGCACCGGCGGGGTTTGAGGGTCATCACCGAGCTGGTCATTAATCACACCTCGGATCAGCATCCCTGGTTCCAGGCGGCCCGCGCCGCAAGCCCCACCTCGCCCAAGCGCGATTTCTACGTGTGGAGCAACTCGGATCAGAAATTTTCGGAAACTCGCGTCATCTTTACCGATACGGAAGCGTCGAACTGGGCCTGGGACCCGGTGGCGCGCGCGTATTACTGGCATCGGTTTTTCTCGCATCAGCCGGATCTGAATCACAACAACCCGAAGGTGGTCGAGGCTGTCATCCGCGTGATGAAGTTCTGGCTGGACATCGGCGTGGACGGCCTGCGTCTGGACGCGATTCCCTATCTCTGCGTGCGCGAGGGCACCACCAACGAGAATCTGCCGGAGAGCCACGCCGTCATCAAGCGCATGCGCAAAGTGGTGGATGAACACTACCAGGACCGCATGTTTCTGGCGGAAGCCAATCAATGGCCGGAGGACGTGCAGGAATATTACGGCAACGGCGACGAGTGTCACGTGGCCTATCACTTCCCGCTGATGCCGCGCATGTACATGGCGATCGCGCAGGAGGACCGGCATCCCATTGTCGAGATCATGGAACAAACGCCGGACATCCCCGAAACCTGTCAGTGGGCGATCTTTCTGCGCAACCACGATGAGCTGACCCTGGAGATGGTCACCGACCGCGAGCGCGATTACATGTATCAGACCTACGCCGTGGACCGGCGCATGCGGCTGAACATCGGGATACGCCGCAGGCTCGCGCCGCTGCTGGATAACGACCGCGGCAAGATCGAACTGATGAACAGCCTGCTGATGTCCATGCCGGGCACGCCAGTGATTTATTATGGTGACGAGATCGGCATGGGGGACAACATTTATCTGGGCGACCGCAACGGCGTGCGCACCCCCATGCAGTGGAGCCCCGATCGCAACGCCGGCTTTTCGCGCGCCGACGCCGAGCGGCTATACCTGCCGCCGCTGATGGATTCGCTTTACGGGCACGCGGCGGTCAACGCGGAGGCGCAGGCGCGCAGTTCATCCAGCCTGCTTAACTGGATGAAGCGACTGATCGCGGTGCGCAAGGCACATCAGGCCTTCGGCCGGGGCGCGCTCACGTTTTTGCATCCCGGCAACCGCAAGATCCTTGCTTATCTGCGCGAGTATCAGAATGAGGCCATTCTGTGCGTCGCCAATCTCGGACGCTCCGCGCAGCCCGTGGAACTGGATCTCTCACGCTTCAATGGCAAGGTGCCGGTGGAAATGATGGGCCGCACATCGTTTCCGCCCATTGGCGAGCTCCCCTATTTTCTGACTTTACCCGGTCACGGATTTTACTGGTTCCTGCTAACCTCGGATGCGCAGGTGCCGAGCTGGCACGAAGATCATCGCGCACCCCGGGAGTTGCCCATGACGGTACTTCACGGTGGACTCCACGGCCTGCTTCCGGACAAAATCGAACCGTCTCGCAAGGCGGTCGCCGAGCGCGCGCGCGATCAGCTTTTGCGCAAGGCCCTGCCCGCCTTCATAGCCAATCAGCGCTGGTTCGCCGCCAAGGGCGAAACCATTGCCAGCATCGAGTTCGTCGACCAGGCGATTATCGATGAACCTCACTGCATGCTCGCCC
This DNA window, taken from Gammaproteobacteria bacterium, encodes the following:
- a CDS encoding malto-oligosyltrehalose synthase, coding for DVRARINVLSELARDWDRNISRWARINRSRKHKVDEQLAPDRNDEYLLYQTLIGSWPLHALDEQGHDEYVQRIKDYMLKAAREAKRRSSWLSPNEAYEQTLSQFIEAILDQRGNNLFLDDFLPFQRRIARIGMYNSLAQCLLKFTMPGVPDIYQGNEVWDFSLVDPDNRRPVDYGFRARMLNELLQFVDAPAGTQASRVRELLDTPEDSRIKLYITWKLLNLRREHPALFRNGDYQALETTGPAAGHLCAYARAIEAQELIVVAPRLLARITGGGAALPVGEAWADTWLQAPQASLAGAYVNALTGEPIKVLARDDAPAFAVTEIFAHLPVAVLMRSK
- the treS gene encoding maltose alpha-D-glucosyltransferase; its protein translation is MNDPQQTLAPTTDEPDIAPAADPLWYKDAIIYELHVKAFYDSNGDGIGDFCGLTEKLDYLQELGVNTLWLLPFYPSPLRDDGYDISDYRAVHVDYGTRKDFRTFVREAHRRGLRVITELVINHTSDQHPWFQAARAASPTSPKRDFYVWSNSDQKFSETRVIFTDTEASNWAWDPVARAYYWHRFFSHQPDLNHNNPKVVEAVIRVMKFWLDIGVDGLRLDAIPYLCVREGTTNENLPESHAVIKRMRKVVDEHYQDRMFLAEANQWPEDVQEYYGNGDECHVAYHFPLMPRMYMAIAQEDRHPIVEIMEQTPDIPETCQWAIFLRNHDELTLEMVTDRERDYMYQTYAVDRRMRLNIGIRRRLAPLLDNDRGKIELMNSLLMSMPGTPVIYYGDEIGMGDNIYLGDRNGVRTPMQWSPDRNAGFSRADAERLYLPPLMDSLYGHAAVNAEAQARSSSSLLNWMKRLIAVRKAHQAFGRGALTFLHPGNRKILAYLREYQNEAILCVANLGRSAQPVELDLSRFNGKVPVEMMGRTSFPPIGELPYFLTLPGHGFYWFLLTSDAQVPSWHEDHRAPRELPMTVLHGGLHGLLPDKIEPSRKAVAERARDQLLRKALPAFIANQRWFAAKGETIASIEFVDQAIIDEPHCMLALFRVTTERGVAHDYFVPLSLIWEQDVGRVNALLAYTITRVRQQARTGIIIDGFADESFSKALVDAIGAGREFRLDNGVMRCAPTRMFGEIAGESIADSAASSPGAEGSNTTVVIGERMFLKGYRRPQVGLNPELEIGRFLTESSHFAHSGAVAGGIEYQPVEGDCTTLAILQSHVPNQGSGWSYTVDYLRRFLEDVATGADDVSRAAHNLFLGLMRTLGLRTGELHTALAATTGDAAFDPEPISRADIESWVAQAADEADQTFDLLAQSDSRDDPDVRALLAARETLMNRIRASATADIDGLKTRYHGDYHLGQVLLAHNDFVIIDFEGEPARTLEERRIKHAPLKDVAGMLRSF
- the glgB gene encoding 1,4-alpha-glucan branching protein GlgB codes for the protein MLMATSIDKPGLLTEHDVYLFKEGSHTQLYEKLGAHLVTVNGEPGVQFAVWAPSASRVSVIGDFNGWNPDAHLLDARWDGSGIWEGFIAGLAHGEIYKYHIESQYHGYRADKGDPFAFRWETPPNTGSMVWDMAYEWRDGDWMRERHKANSAQSPMSIYEVHLGSWRRVPEDDKRSLSYIELAQQLTDYVLEMGYTHVEFMPVMEHPFYGSWGYQTTGFFAPTARYGTPQDLMYLIETLHQQGIGVILDWVPSHFPGDLHGLAYFDGTHLFEHTDPRQGFHPEWKSYIFNYGRHEVRSFLLSSALFWLDKYHVDGLRVDAVASMLYLDYARQDGEWIPNPHGGRENLEAITFLRKLNEAAYGEHPDTQTIAEESTSWPMVSRPTYAGGLGFGCKWNMGWMHDTLDYFSLEPIHRRHHQDQLAFSIWYAFTENFVLPLSHDEVVYGKGSLLRKMPGDDWQRFANLRLLLGYMYAHPGKKLLFMGIDFGQWNEWAHDYSLDWHLLADGRHHGLQQWVKDLNRAYREQPALFENDFSQDGFEWVDFSDREQSVVSFLRKGADADDVLLAVCNMTPVPRDNYGLGVPQGGFWQVLLDSDASRYGGSGYNRIERIEAAPLPAHGRLHSLYLNLPPLAVMLLKPVSPSFVTPL
- a CDS encoding alpha-1,4-glucan--maltose-1-phosphate maltosyltransferase, coding for MSETDTLLAHGRRRVVIEGVKPQIDGGRFAVKRVIGDSMEIEADIFADGHDEISAWLLYRHENERGWHEIPMQALVNDRWRAKFELDQLGRYRYTMQAWVDAFGTWRRDLKKRVTAKQDVALQFLIGANLLEHASSNLKSSDARRLKASIKALRGDGNDEARLQVALDEDLALLMARTPQKERITKFDRDLAVVVDRERARFSAWYEMFPRSCGSGTFSDAAKCLPYIADMGFDILYLPPVHPIGKTHCKGSNNRPTAAPDEPGSPWAIGAEDGGHKAVAPTLGTQADFRAFVAKAKQHNLEIALDIAFQCSPDHPYVKEHPQWFRWRPDNTVQYAENPPKQYQDIYPLDFETADWQALWQELKSVFLFWIGQGVRVFRVDNPHTKPFRFWEWLITEVKQQYPDVLFLAEAFTRPKIMYQLAKLGFSQSYTYFTWRNERWDLTEYFTELTQTEAREFFRPNPWPNTPDILHEYLQTGGRPAFIVRYILAATLSASYGIYGPAFELCEHVPREPGSEEYLDSEKYQTRAWALDRSDSLRPLIARVNRIRRENRALQSNWRLKFHTTSNEQLIAYSKTVENLDNVIVVVVNLDPHHPQAGWLHLTPEDVGLSAHEPFVAHDLLTGARYTWHGVDHYVALNPQGQPAHVLRIERPV